One Halomonas sp. M4R1S46 genomic window carries:
- a CDS encoding exonuclease domain-containing protein, whose amino-acid sequence MARRNPGLPRRQTLVGLWLLLSGISLLGGAIFALWLDGLFQPRGLARWVLWLGCFSGGGTIFLVGLLLERQLFAPLRHLQVQLARMVANPDARDDYPPEGWLRGLGPDLVRIREAWRSDRGRLATAHAEGARSAARIRQELEALLQVLDTPLLLCDRHRRLLLYNQAAERLFEDHPGLGLGKRLETLLPVASLHDALGQLPEDGSPREVLVPSGERWLRAGLRRVPGSEGEALLTLADTTAAWSSELGARAELAELLPVLRRHGASLSTAADALGQLPRPAADADADADALRRRLEAVIDEEGRALADRLARLGEVVDDMQRHGERLAPLWSNDLWQALAERLPDTAPRVTPVGMPAWLKGDAPALLVVLTSLLERLAEHTGQTAFDGEVCLGNRRVYLDLRWRGSPLPEQRIDAWRQWRLESLPMTPTVGEVLRQHASDAWSLADPDGEHARLRLPLPALERVGAPRPRMPPRPEFHDFGIAELPAPDAELAACPLRALEIVAFDTETTGLELRRGDRVISLGACRIVNARLLASETFDIRVDPGRPIPPASTAIHGLSDEDVAGAPPPAVALPRFRDYIGEAILLAHNAAFDLLAIQPPDGGVTFDMPVLDTLLISRALDAGLDGHDLDSLAERYDLRFPPGSRHTALGDARVTAELWLALLPRLEARGIETLEALLALQASAFDREDASAS is encoded by the coding sequence ATGGCGCGACGCAACCCCGGCCTCCCCCGCCGCCAGACCCTGGTCGGACTGTGGCTGCTGCTCAGCGGCATCAGCCTGCTGGGCGGGGCGATCTTCGCCCTCTGGCTCGACGGCCTCTTCCAGCCCCGGGGCCTGGCCCGCTGGGTGCTGTGGCTGGGCTGCTTCTCCGGCGGCGGCACCATCTTCCTGGTCGGCCTGCTGCTGGAGCGCCAGCTGTTCGCCCCGCTGCGCCACCTGCAGGTGCAGCTGGCCCGCATGGTGGCCAACCCCGACGCCCGGGACGACTACCCGCCCGAAGGCTGGCTGCGCGGCCTGGGGCCCGACCTGGTGCGCATCCGCGAGGCCTGGCGCAGCGATCGCGGCCGCCTCGCCACCGCCCATGCCGAGGGCGCCCGCAGCGCCGCCCGCATCCGCCAGGAGCTCGAGGCCCTGCTGCAGGTCCTCGACACCCCCCTGCTGCTGTGCGACCGGCACCGCCGGCTGCTGCTCTACAACCAGGCCGCCGAGCGCCTGTTCGAGGATCACCCGGGGCTGGGACTGGGCAAGCGCCTGGAGACGCTGCTGCCGGTGGCCAGCCTGCACGATGCCCTGGGCCAGCTGCCCGAGGATGGCAGCCCCCGGGAGGTGCTGGTGCCCAGCGGCGAGCGCTGGCTGCGCGCGGGCCTGCGTCGGGTCCCCGGCAGCGAGGGCGAGGCCTTGCTGACGCTGGCCGATACCACCGCGGCCTGGTCCAGCGAGCTGGGCGCCCGGGCGGAGCTCGCCGAGCTGCTGCCCGTGCTGCGTCGCCACGGCGCCAGCCTCAGCACCGCTGCCGATGCCCTGGGCCAGCTGCCCCGACCGGCCGCCGACGCCGACGCCGATGCCGATGCCCTGCGCCGGCGCCTGGAGGCGGTGATCGACGAAGAGGGCCGGGCCCTGGCCGATCGCCTCGCCCGCCTGGGCGAGGTGGTCGACGACATGCAGCGCCATGGCGAGCGACTGGCCCCGCTGTGGTCCAACGACCTCTGGCAGGCCCTCGCCGAACGCCTCCCCGACACGGCGCCGCGCGTCACGCCGGTGGGCATGCCGGCCTGGCTGAAGGGCGATGCCCCGGCCCTGCTGGTGGTGCTGACCAGCCTGCTCGAGCGCCTCGCCGAGCACACCGGCCAGACGGCCTTCGACGGCGAGGTGTGCCTGGGCAACCGTCGGGTCTACCTGGACCTGCGCTGGCGCGGCTCGCCACTGCCCGAGCAGCGCATCGACGCCTGGCGGCAGTGGCGGCTGGAGAGCCTGCCGATGACGCCGACGGTGGGCGAGGTGCTCCGCCAGCACGCCAGCGATGCCTGGAGCCTGGCGGACCCGGACGGGGAGCATGCCCGGCTGCGCCTGCCCCTGCCGGCGCTGGAGCGGGTCGGGGCGCCCCGACCGCGCATGCCGCCACGCCCCGAGTTCCACGACTTCGGCATCGCCGAGCTGCCAGCGCCGGATGCCGAGCTCGCCGCCTGTCCCCTGCGCGCCCTGGAGATCGTCGCCTTCGACACCGAGACCACCGGGCTGGAGCTGCGCCGCGGTGACCGGGTGATCAGCCTCGGCGCCTGCCGCATCGTCAACGCCCGGCTGCTGGCCAGCGAGACCTTCGATATCCGCGTCGACCCGGGCCGGCCCATTCCCCCGGCCAGCACCGCCATCCACGGCCTCAGCGACGAGGACGTGGCCGGCGCACCGCCCCCCGCCGTGGCCCTGCCGCGCTTCCGCGACTATATCGGCGAGGCGATCCTCCTCGCCCACAACGCGGCCTTCGACCTGCTGGCCATCCAGCCGCCCGATGGCGGGGTGACCTTCGACATGCCGGTGCTCGACACCCTGTTGATCTCCCGGGCGCTGGACGCCGGCCTCGACGGCCACGACCTCGACTCCCTGGCCGAGCGCTACGACCTGCGCTTCCCGCCGGGCAGCCGCCATACCGCCCTGGGCGATGCCCGGGTCACCGCCGAACTGTGGCTGGCCCTGCTGCCGCGGCTCGAGGCGCGGGGCATCGAGACCCTGGAGGCGCTGCTGGCCCTGCAGGCCAGCGCCTTCGACCGGGAGGATGCCAGCGCCTCATGA
- a CDS encoding response regulator transcription factor — protein sequence MAKVLVVDDEPNIVLSLEFLMQQAGFEVTTAGDGQTALDCVAAETPDLVLLDISLPDISGFDVLERLRADPALARLPIIMLTAHGREVEREKGLALGADDYITKPFSTQALVDKVRALLDEAR from the coding sequence ATGGCCAAGGTGCTGGTGGTGGACGACGAGCCCAACATCGTCCTGTCACTCGAGTTCCTGATGCAGCAGGCCGGCTTCGAGGTGACCACCGCCGGCGACGGCCAGACCGCGCTGGACTGCGTCGCCGCCGAGACGCCCGACCTGGTGCTGCTGGACATCAGCCTGCCGGACATCAGCGGCTTCGATGTGCTCGAACGCCTGCGCGCCGACCCGGCACTGGCCCGGCTGCCGATCATCATGCTGACCGCCCATGGCCGCGAGGTGGAGCGCGAGAAGGGGCTGGCCCTGGGCGCCGATGACTACATCACCAAGCCGTTCTCGACCCAGGCCCTGGTCGATAAGGTCAGGGCGCTGCTCGACGAGGCCCGCTGA
- a CDS encoding YdcF family protein, with the protein MALLETLLLPPTLNALLTLVGGLLWRRHHLLGGLAVVLGLGGLLVLATPVASHALRQDLEPPALQASGDLHGAEAIVILGGGRDYDAPEFGWGDAPSNASWRRLAYGTYLHRQTDLPILVSGGRRHDEPSAEAGLMAAALEEVFEVPVRWYEGRSRTTAENARYSAELLDEEGIRRVALVSQAWHLPRARAAFERAGLEVVAAPTEFASAPPEGLAAWRPSAYHLHQSSRALHEWLGRAARRLKDRLPR; encoded by the coding sequence ATGGCCCTGCTGGAGACCCTGCTGCTTCCGCCGACGCTCAATGCGCTGCTGACCCTGGTCGGCGGCCTGCTGTGGCGCCGACACCACCTGCTCGGCGGCCTGGCGGTGGTGCTGGGCCTCGGCGGCCTGCTGGTGCTGGCCACCCCGGTGGCCAGCCATGCCCTGCGCCAGGACCTCGAGCCACCGGCGCTCCAGGCGTCCGGGGACCTGCATGGCGCCGAGGCCATCGTGATCCTCGGCGGCGGGCGGGACTATGACGCGCCGGAGTTCGGCTGGGGCGATGCCCCGTCCAATGCCAGCTGGCGACGGCTCGCCTACGGCACCTACCTGCATCGCCAGACGGACCTGCCGATCCTGGTCAGCGGCGGCCGCCGCCACGACGAGCCCAGCGCCGAGGCGGGCCTGATGGCCGCGGCCCTGGAGGAGGTCTTCGAGGTGCCGGTCCGCTGGTACGAGGGCCGCAGCCGCACCACCGCGGAGAACGCCCGCTACAGCGCCGAATTGCTCGACGAGGAGGGCATCCGGCGGGTCGCCCTGGTCTCCCAGGCCTGGCACCTGCCCCGGGCGAGAGCGGCCTTCGAGCGGGCCGGCCTGGAGGTCGTCGCCGCCCCCACCGAGTTCGCCAGTGCGCCGCCCGAGGGGCTCGCCGCCTGGCGGCCCAGCGCCTATCACCTCCACCAGAGCAGCCGCGCCCTGCACGAGTGGCTGGGCCGCGCCGCCCGGCGGCTGAAGGACCGACTGCCCCGCTAG